A stretch of Mya arenaria isolate MELC-2E11 chromosome 14, ASM2691426v1 DNA encodes these proteins:
- the LOC128218459 gene encoding interleukin enhancer-binding factor 2 homolog isoform X2: MPGGRPFRRGRGGPMMRGGMMRGGMMGFKPGPPFRAFIPHIPFDITQCETSFPQARPATDDKPLADALLKRNGDLTPSTTEQASILNLVTKINTVLDSVTITPGNFDAAQIEEVRQVGPFKKGTMMAGSNVADIVVMLKTLPTKEAVTALGNKVLDDLRTAEPREVLSMLTSETGFEISSSDATVRCLITTIPPNLKKLDPDLHLDSKIMNSHLAAIRHARWFEENASHSSIKVLNRLLQDLKNRFEGFSPLTFWIIDLLSHYAIMNNPARQPLPINTAFKRCLQILAAGFFLPGSVGITDPCEQGTVRVHTIMTLEQQDQVCYTAQTLLRVLSHGGFKQILGMEGNATIATEMSVWEGVVVTPSDKAYEKQEKQEEEEEEEEDEMETENK; the protein is encoded by the exons ATGCCAGGTGGTAGACCTTTTAGGCGTGGACGCGGTGGTCCGATGATGCGTGGCGGGATGATGAGAGGTGGCATGATGGGATTCAAACCAGGACCAcc ATTCCGGGCATTTATACCACACATTCCATTCGACATTACCCAGTGTGAGACAAGTTTCCCCCAGGCACGTCCAGCAACAGATGATAAACCTCTTGCAGAT GCGCTGTTAAAACGGAATGGCGATCTCACCCCTTCCACCACAGAGCAGGCCTCGATACTGAACCTCGTGACAAAGATCAACACTGTCCTTGACAGCGTCACTATCACACCTGGAAACTTTGATGCTGCT CAAATAGAGGAAGTCCGTCAGGTTGGTCCGTTCAAGAAGGGCACAATGATGGCAGGAAGCAATGTGGCAGACATTGTGGTCATGCTGAAGACTCTCCCTACAA AGGAGGCAGTTACAGCTCTCGGGAACAAAGTGTTGGATGACTTGAGGACAGCTGAGCCCAGGGAAG TGTTGTCTATGTTGACGAGTGAGACTGGATTCGAGATCAGTTCCTCAGATGCCACCGTCCGCTGTCTCATCACAACCATACCTCCAAACCTGAAGAAACTTGACCCTGACCTTCATT tGGACTCCAAGATCATGAACAGTCACCTGGCTGCAATAAGACATGCTCGCTGGTTTGAGGAAAATGCATCTCATTCAAG TATTAAAGTGTTAAACCGGCTTCTGCAGGACTTGAAGAATCGGTTTGAAGGTTTCTCACCACTCACATTCTGGATCATAGATCTCCTG tcgCACTATGCCATCATGAACAATCCAGCCAGACAACCCCTCCCCATCAACACAgcattcaa ACGCTGCCTACAGATTCTTGCAGCAGGCTTTTTCCTTCCTGGCTCTGTGGGCATCACAGATCCGTGTGAGCAGGGCACCGTCCGTGTTCACACCATCATGACACTAGAACAACAG GACCAGGTATGCTACACTGCCCAGACTCTTCTACGCGTTCTCTCACACGGGGGATTTAAACAGATTCTTGGGATGGAGGGCAATGCCa CAATAGCCACAGAGATGAGCGTATGGGAGGGTGTGGTGGTGACGCCATCTGACAAGGCGTACGAGAAACAGGAGAAACAggaagaagaagaggaagagGAAGAAGACGAAATGGAGACAGAAAACAAATAG
- the LOC128218459 gene encoding interleukin enhancer-binding factor 2 homolog isoform X1: MPGGRPFRRGRGGPMMRGGMMRGGMMGFKPGPPFRAFIPHIPFDITQCETSFPQARPATDDKPLADNRLPTWQALLKRNGDLTPSTTEQASILNLVTKINTVLDSVTITPGNFDAAQIEEVRQVGPFKKGTMMAGSNVADIVVMLKTLPTKEAVTALGNKVLDDLRTAEPREVLSMLTSETGFEISSSDATVRCLITTIPPNLKKLDPDLHLDSKIMNSHLAAIRHARWFEENASHSSIKVLNRLLQDLKNRFEGFSPLTFWIIDLLSHYAIMNNPARQPLPINTAFKRCLQILAAGFFLPGSVGITDPCEQGTVRVHTIMTLEQQDQVCYTAQTLLRVLSHGGFKQILGMEGNATIATEMSVWEGVVVTPSDKAYEKQEKQEEEEEEEEDEMETENK, encoded by the exons ATGCCAGGTGGTAGACCTTTTAGGCGTGGACGCGGTGGTCCGATGATGCGTGGCGGGATGATGAGAGGTGGCATGATGGGATTCAAACCAGGACCAcc ATTCCGGGCATTTATACCACACATTCCATTCGACATTACCCAGTGTGAGACAAGTTTCCCCCAGGCACGTCCAGCAACAGATGATAAACCTCTTGCAGAT AATCGTTTACCAACCTGGCAGGCGCTGTTAAAACGGAATGGCGATCTCACCCCTTCCACCACAGAGCAGGCCTCGATACTGAACCTCGTGACAAAGATCAACACTGTCCTTGACAGCGTCACTATCACACCTGGAAACTTTGATGCTGCT CAAATAGAGGAAGTCCGTCAGGTTGGTCCGTTCAAGAAGGGCACAATGATGGCAGGAAGCAATGTGGCAGACATTGTGGTCATGCTGAAGACTCTCCCTACAA AGGAGGCAGTTACAGCTCTCGGGAACAAAGTGTTGGATGACTTGAGGACAGCTGAGCCCAGGGAAG TGTTGTCTATGTTGACGAGTGAGACTGGATTCGAGATCAGTTCCTCAGATGCCACCGTCCGCTGTCTCATCACAACCATACCTCCAAACCTGAAGAAACTTGACCCTGACCTTCATT tGGACTCCAAGATCATGAACAGTCACCTGGCTGCAATAAGACATGCTCGCTGGTTTGAGGAAAATGCATCTCATTCAAG TATTAAAGTGTTAAACCGGCTTCTGCAGGACTTGAAGAATCGGTTTGAAGGTTTCTCACCACTCACATTCTGGATCATAGATCTCCTG tcgCACTATGCCATCATGAACAATCCAGCCAGACAACCCCTCCCCATCAACACAgcattcaa ACGCTGCCTACAGATTCTTGCAGCAGGCTTTTTCCTTCCTGGCTCTGTGGGCATCACAGATCCGTGTGAGCAGGGCACCGTCCGTGTTCACACCATCATGACACTAGAACAACAG GACCAGGTATGCTACACTGCCCAGACTCTTCTACGCGTTCTCTCACACGGGGGATTTAAACAGATTCTTGGGATGGAGGGCAATGCCa CAATAGCCACAGAGATGAGCGTATGGGAGGGTGTGGTGGTGACGCCATCTGACAAGGCGTACGAGAAACAGGAGAAACAggaagaagaagaggaagagGAAGAAGACGAAATGGAGACAGAAAACAAATAG